One Gammaproteobacteria bacterium DNA segment encodes these proteins:
- a CDS encoding 4Fe-4S binding protein, giving the protein MNSSPNEALSRIRVVAETGHAASNGAGLLRKRAAVQVGTLALLVLIPVSGLFRIDPATASFVVLGQQIWFSDFMLVAGFWLALSGSLILTYSTLGMAFCGWSCPQNTMSEWADRLTKRLLGKRAEVSLEGAAVHVSSGKKKWFNWALLGAWFTGAALGFALIPLLYFYPPDVVWSFITFRHDARLAPSLYWIYSVFVLIMLVNVAVVRHFFCRFMCIYRVWQHSFKTRHTLHIGYDAARSARCAACNFCLTVCPVEIDPRNTTTFDSCINCGLCISACDALQFPKGEPGLLFFEFGERKLPTSVTQAVAAGARLKHRLGGLGGRIGWVSPVIFVGLAMFAWGSVHYQPYHLSVYRADQAHGPVIQHYRIDLAHKRYRPAELSVSVAGLPGDAYQLSASEARFATAERKDVMLSLKPLPRGLYTVTVTAHAADDGWQASQRIQHYSPGAT; this is encoded by the coding sequence CTGATTCCGGTGAGCGGCCTGTTCCGCATTGATCCGGCGACGGCGAGTTTCGTGGTGCTGGGCCAGCAGATCTGGTTTTCCGACTTTATGCTGGTGGCGGGATTCTGGCTCGCCCTGTCGGGCAGCCTCATCCTCACCTACTCGACGCTGGGCATGGCATTCTGCGGCTGGTCATGCCCGCAAAACACCATGTCAGAGTGGGCCGACCGCCTGACCAAAAGGCTGCTCGGCAAGCGCGCCGAGGTGAGCCTGGAGGGCGCGGCAGTCCATGTCTCCAGCGGCAAGAAAAAGTGGTTTAACTGGGCCCTGCTCGGCGCCTGGTTTACCGGCGCCGCGCTGGGGTTTGCACTGATACCCCTGCTTTACTTTTACCCGCCGGACGTGGTGTGGTCGTTCATCACCTTTCGCCATGATGCGCGGCTGGCGCCGTCGCTGTACTGGATCTACAGCGTGTTCGTGCTCATCATGCTGGTCAATGTCGCCGTGGTGCGGCACTTCTTCTGCCGCTTCATGTGCATCTACCGCGTGTGGCAGCATTCGTTCAAGACCCGCCACACCCTGCACATCGGTTATGACGCTGCGCGCAGCGCCCGCTGCGCCGCGTGCAATTTTTGCCTGACGGTATGCCCGGTCGAGATCGACCCGCGCAATACGACAACCTTTGACAGCTGCATCAACTGCGGCCTGTGCATCAGCGCCTGCGATGCCCTGCAATTTCCCAAGGGCGAGCCCGGGCTGCTGTTTTTCGAGTTTGGCGAGCGCAAGCTGCCAACATCCGTGACACAGGCGGTCGCCGCCGGTGCGCGCCTGAAACACAGGCTGGGCGGTCTGGGCGGCCGGATTGGCTGGGTCAGTCCGGTGATCTTCGTCGGCCTTGCCATGTTCGCCTGGGGCAGCGTGCACTACCAGCCGTATCACCTGTCGGTATACCGTGCTGATCAGGCCCACGGCCCGGTGATACAGCACTACCGGATTGATCTTGCCCACAAACGCTACCGCCCCGCTGAGCTCAGCGTGAGCGTTGCGGGCCTGCCCGGCGATGCTTATCAACTCTCGGCCAGCGAAGCGCGCTTCGCTACCGCAGAGCGCAAGGATGTGATGCTGTCGCTCAAGCCCTTGCCCAGGGGCCTGTACACGGTGACAGTCACCGCGCACGCCGCCGATGATGGCTGGCAGGCCAGTCAGCGCATCCAACATTACTCGCCAGGTGCAACATGA